A stretch of Gymnodinialimonas phycosphaerae DNA encodes these proteins:
- a CDS encoding succinylglutamate desuccinylase/aspartoacylase family protein, with protein sequence MTGTLITTEVDFAAEGKQTGYLRVPHSVHRSAYGWIPVPVTVIRNGDGPTLVISAGVHGDEYEGQIAAATLARTLEAADLRGRLILLPMMNFPAAEAGTRVSPVDQGNLNRVFPGDPKGTPSEMMAHYHEEVILPLADYAVDLHSGGTSLIYPATVLRGPGHTPEEEAGLRLLTEAFDLPYGWQFTGGGGRGSTARTAMGAANRKGVINVMAELGGAGCVTPDILRRTERGLRRILSALKMLPGEALDPPQGTRMLTARGVVAAYHPGVFEPLANIGDDVTKGELIALIHHPETPGQAPDEVHASHDGMILALRAMAQVRRGDALFQIASDPV encoded by the coding sequence ATGACCGGGACACTGATCACCACAGAGGTCGACTTCGCTGCCGAGGGCAAACAGACGGGCTACCTGCGGGTGCCGCATTCGGTGCACCGTTCGGCCTATGGCTGGATTCCGGTGCCGGTGACGGTCATCCGGAACGGCGACGGTCCGACCTTGGTGATCAGCGCGGGGGTGCACGGCGATGAATACGAGGGACAAATCGCGGCCGCCACCCTTGCACGGACGCTGGAGGCCGCTGACCTACGGGGCCGCCTGATCCTTTTGCCGATGATGAATTTCCCGGCCGCCGAGGCAGGCACGCGTGTGTCGCCAGTCGACCAGGGCAACCTCAACCGGGTTTTCCCCGGCGACCCCAAGGGCACGCCGTCAGAGATGATGGCCCATTACCATGAAGAGGTGATCCTGCCCCTTGCCGACTATGCGGTGGACCTGCATTCCGGCGGCACGTCATTGATCTATCCCGCGACCGTGCTGCGAGGTCCGGGGCACACGCCGGAGGAAGAGGCGGGTCTGCGCCTTCTGACCGAGGCGTTCGATCTGCCCTATGGCTGGCAGTTCACCGGCGGTGGGGGCCGGGGCAGTACGGCACGCACTGCCATGGGGGCCGCCAACCGCAAGGGCGTGATCAATGTCATGGCCGAGTTGGGCGGGGCGGGCTGCGTCACCCCCGATATCCTGCGGCGCACCGAGCGTGGACTGCGTCGCATCCTGTCAGCTTTGAAGATGTTACCCGGCGAGGCGCTGGATCCGCCCCAAGGCACGCGGATGCTGACGGCGCGCGGTGTCGTTGCGGCCTACCATCCCGGCGTGTTCGAGCCTCTGGCAAACATTGGCGACGACGTCACCAAAGGCGAGCTGATCGCCCTGATCCACCACCCTGAGACGCCGGGCCAGGCCCCGGACGAGGTACATGCATCCCATGACGGGATGATCCTTGCCCTGCGCGCCATGGCACAGGTGCGGCGCGGCGATGCGCTGTTCCAGATCGCCTCTGATCCGGTCTGA
- a CDS encoding ArsR/SmtB family transcription factor, translating to MDQNTAIDAFAALAHPTRLAAFRLLVRHAPDGVPSLTLADHLAAKPSTLSGHLAILKRAGLVTSTRHQREIRYCANLESINALVGFLLADCCGGKVRNCGDILSLLDLEA from the coding sequence ATGGATCAGAATACCGCCATCGACGCCTTCGCCGCCCTGGCCCACCCAACACGTTTGGCTGCGTTCCGTTTGCTTGTCCGCCATGCGCCAGACGGTGTGCCATCGCTGACCCTTGCGGACCACCTTGCCGCAAAACCCTCGACATTGTCAGGCCATCTGGCGATCCTGAAGCGGGCGGGCCTGGTGACAAGCACCCGGCACCAGCGCGAGATTCGCTATTGCGCCAATCTGGAATCGATCAACGCCCTCGTCGGTTTCCTGCTTGCGGATTGTTGTGGCGGCAAGGTCCGCAACTGCGGCGATATCCTGAGCCTTCTTGATCTGGAGGCCTGA
- the grxB gene encoding glutaredoxin 2, which yields MKLLMFEHCSLCFRVRMAARLKDIPLVEQVVEDDDSAVMVDLVGRRVIPILVRDDGTPMLESWDMVNYIDAIGTPVLTGPERPEIAKIAEQLLEVTPYLTMPRYGLLPLPEFRTRAARDHFLVRKRDAYPDMQALRARTRDYLSRLMPILDDLAANVQSPTAINGTLSRDDIRILPLLRSVAVVEGLEFPGPVDAYFATMMAQLQIPPLPTV from the coding sequence GTGAAACTGCTGATGTTTGAACATTGCTCGCTGTGTTTTCGCGTCCGCATGGCGGCGCGGCTCAAAGACATTCCGCTGGTCGAACAGGTCGTCGAAGACGACGACAGCGCCGTGATGGTCGATCTGGTCGGGCGCCGCGTCATCCCGATCCTTGTGCGCGACGACGGGACACCGATGCTCGAAAGTTGGGACATGGTCAATTATATCGATGCCATCGGCACCCCGGTTCTGACCGGTCCCGAGCGGCCCGAGATCGCGAAAATTGCCGAGCAGTTGTTGGAGGTCACGCCCTACCTGACCATGCCGCGCTATGGGCTTTTGCCCCTGCCCGAGTTTAGGACACGTGCCGCGCGCGATCATTTCCTTGTCCGCAAACGCGACGCTTATCCAGACATGCAAGCCTTGCGCGCCAGGACACGTGACTACCTGTCTCGGCTGATGCCGATCCTCGATGATCTGGCGGCCAATGTGCAAAGTCCCACGGCGATCAACGGCACCTTGTCACGGGACGATATCCGTATCTTGCCACTGCTGCGGTCCGTGGCCGTGGTGGAAGGCCTGGAATTTCCGGGCCCGGTAGACGCCTATTTTGCAACAATGATGGCGCAGCTCCAAATCCCGCCCCTCCCCACGGTTTGA
- a CDS encoding DUF2312 domain-containing protein: MDDNQNADARPDSYRVTADELRQFIERMERLDAEKKDLAEQQKEVMAEAKARGYDTKVIRKVIALRKREPDDIAEEEAVLEMYKEALGMS; encoded by the coding sequence ATGGATGACAATCAAAACGCTGACGCCCGCCCCGACAGCTACCGCGTGACCGCCGACGAGCTGCGCCAGTTCATCGAGCGGATGGAGCGGTTGGACGCCGAGAAAAAGGACCTTGCCGAACAGCAGAAAGAGGTCATGGCCGAGGCGAAAGCGCGCGGCTACGACACCAAGGTGATCCGCAAGGTCATCGCCCTGCGCAAGCGCGAGCCCGACGACATCGCCGAGGAAGAGGCGGTGTTGGAGATGTACAAGGAAGCGCTTGGCATGAGCTGA
- the ggt gene encoding gamma-glutamyltransferase, with protein sequence MRPTLPLILVAIAFATPALTQQAADTVAPETGTQTVPYALSDRASAAMAARDAGDPVVAQDWMVVAANPLAVEAGADVLAAGGTAADAMVAVQAVLGLVEPQSSGLGGGAFLVWYDAQNGALTTLDGRETAPLAATPRLFQTEDGEPMGFWDAVVGGLSVGTPGTPALMEDAHRRWGRANWGALLDPAITLAEGGFQVSPRMAASIAGDAERLSTFPATAAYFLPGGVPLAEGSTLMNPAYAATLRAMQADGADAIYEGEIAEGIIDTVRHAEGNPGVLSMRDLAVYEVIERPAVCAEYSDMDVCGMGPPSSGALTVGQILGMASAYDLGGPDDLNAWRIIGDASRLAFADRGRYMADSDYVPMPTEGLVDPAYLAERAALLDTDMALEDIAPGTPTWDHAQLWADDQSLEFPSTSHISIVDSYGNVLSMTTTIENGFGSRLMTPGGFLLNNELTDFSFRTHADGVPIANRLEPGKRPRSSMSPTIVMRDGEPILAIGSPGGSRIIGYVATAIIAHYDWGLDIQDAIALPHAVNRFGTFDVEEGTEAEALAEGLEALGYEVSIRGLNSGLHAIAITEGGLQGGADPRREGIALGQ encoded by the coding sequence ATGCGCCCGACCCTGCCCCTGATTCTCGTCGCGATTGCCTTTGCAACACCCGCATTGACGCAACAGGCCGCCGATACGGTCGCGCCGGAAACAGGAACACAAACAGTCCCTTACGCCTTGTCCGATCGTGCCAGCGCCGCCATGGCCGCCCGCGATGCCGGCGATCCGGTGGTGGCCCAGGATTGGATGGTCGTGGCCGCCAATCCGCTGGCGGTAGAGGCCGGGGCCGATGTTCTGGCCGCCGGGGGCACGGCCGCAGACGCCATGGTCGCGGTGCAAGCCGTGCTTGGATTGGTGGAGCCGCAAAGCTCTGGCCTCGGCGGGGGCGCCTTCCTGGTGTGGTATGACGCGCAAAACGGCGCGCTGACCACGTTGGACGGCCGCGAAACCGCACCGCTCGCCGCCACACCGCGCCTGTTTCAGACCGAAGATGGCGAGCCAATGGGCTTTTGGGACGCCGTTGTCGGCGGCCTCTCCGTGGGCACGCCGGGCACGCCCGCGTTGATGGAAGACGCCCACCGCCGCTGGGGCCGCGCCAATTGGGGCGCGCTTCTGGACCCCGCTATCACTTTGGCAGAGGGCGGCTTTCAGGTCTCGCCCCGCATGGCGGCCTCCATCGCTGGCGACGCGGAGCGGCTGTCCACCTTCCCCGCTACCGCCGCCTATTTCCTGCCCGGCGGCGTGCCGCTGGCCGAGGGATCAACCCTGATGAACCCCGCCTACGCCGCCACCCTGCGCGCCATGCAGGCCGACGGCGCCGATGCCATCTACGAGGGTGAAATCGCCGAGGGGATCATCGACACCGTGCGCCACGCCGAGGGTAATCCCGGCGTGCTATCGATGCGCGATCTTGCGGTCTACGAGGTGATCGAGCGCCCCGCCGTCTGCGCAGAATACAGCGACATGGACGTCTGCGGCATGGGCCCACCTTCGTCGGGTGCGCTGACCGTGGGGCAAATCCTCGGCATGGCCTCCGCCTATGACCTTGGCGGCCCCGACGACCTCAACGCCTGGCGCATCATCGGCGATGCCTCGCGCCTCGCCTTCGCTGACCGGGGCCGCTACATGGCCGACAGCGACTATGTGCCGATGCCGACCGAAGGCCTTGTGGACCCGGCCTACCTGGCCGAGCGTGCCGCCCTTCTGGACACCGACATGGCCTTGGAAGACATCGCGCCCGGCACGCCGACATGGGACCACGCGCAACTTTGGGCTGACGACCAAAGCCTTGAATTTCCAAGCACATCCCACATCTCGATCGTCGATAGCTACGGCAACGTCCTGTCGATGACCACCACGATCGAGAACGGCTTTGGCTCGCGCCTGATGACCCCGGGGGGCTTCCTGCTCAACAATGAACTCACCGATTTCAGCTTCCGCACCCACGCCGACGGTGTGCCCATCGCCAACCGGCTCGAACCCGGCAAACGCCCCCGCTCCTCCATGTCGCCCACCATCGTGATGCGTGACGGTGAACCGATCCTCGCCATCGGCTCGCCCGGCGGCTCGCGCATCATCGGCTACGTGGCCACCGCGATCATCGCGCACTACGATTGGGGCCTCGACATCCAGGACGCCATCGCCCTGCCCCACGCCGTCAATCGCTTCGGCACCTTCGATGTCGAAGAGGGCACCGAGGCGGAGGCCCTGGCCGAGGGGTTGGAGGCGCTGGGATACGAGGTCAGTATCCGTGGCCTCAACTCGGGCTTGCACGCCATCGCCATAACCGAAGGCGGCCTCCAGGGCGGGGCAGACCCACGCCGCGAAGGCATCGCGCTTGGACAATAA
- a CDS encoding ester cyclase: MKGSRPEQAVLSRDTDMSKTEATRAVIEGMVDGLNDHRITDIGEFFAEGFRWMGNRGCGTKEGLREFQDNWQKPFQAAFSDKVCVDEARLYMGEWAAAFGRQEATHSGRFMGIEPTGKRVTIRYMDFWKVVDGKIVDNYVMVDFPDVLAQLGIDVFGGEGWEAFDEGRAKPPAP; the protein is encoded by the coding sequence ATGAAAGGTAGCCGTCCCGAGCAAGCGGTCCTGAGCCGCGACACCGACATGTCGAAGACCGAGGCCACCCGCGCGGTGATCGAGGGCATGGTCGACGGGCTTAATGACCACCGGATTACCGACATCGGCGAGTTCTTCGCCGAGGGTTTTCGCTGGATGGGCAACCGGGGCTGCGGCACCAAGGAGGGGCTGCGGGAATTTCAGGACAATTGGCAGAAACCGTTTCAGGCAGCGTTTTCGGACAAGGTCTGCGTGGACGAGGCGCGCCTGTACATGGGCGAATGGGCGGCGGCCTTCGGGCGGCAGGAGGCGACGCATTCGGGGCGCTTCATGGGCATTGAGCCCACGGGCAAGCGGGTGACGATCCGCTACATGGATTTCTGGAAGGTCGTAGACGGCAAGATCGTCGACAACTACGTGATGGTCGACTTCCCCGACGTGCTGGCGCAACTGGGCATAGACGTCTTCGGCGGCGAAGGGTGGGAGGCGTTTGACGAAGGACGCGCAAAGCCGCCAGCGCCCTGA
- a CDS encoding ABC transporter ATP-binding protein produces the protein MAQIRLDHVSKRWGNFVGVDDFHLDIEDQEFLVLLGPSGCGKTTTMRMIAGLEDPSGGEIWIGDREVTSLDPKDRDVAMVFQSYGLYPNMTVWENIRFPLKVRKVPEAEHEERVARAAAMVELEDFMHRKPAALSGGQRQRVALARAIVREPQVFLMDEPLSNLDAKLRVSTRAQIKNLSHELKVTTIYVTHDQIEAMTLADRVVVMKAGVVQQVGTPTDIYDNPANTFVAGFIGSPAMNLMEGEITEGTFKGDRVSVPGLSGANGKVTLGFRAEDASVTEAGQGAINASVYSMELLGDATMVTVRAGGTMVAVKAAKDYRARIGEPVGIALSEGITHLFDATTGTRIA, from the coding sequence ATGGCACAGATCCGGCTTGACCACGTCTCCAAACGCTGGGGCAACTTCGTGGGTGTGGATGATTTTCACCTCGATATCGAGGATCAGGAGTTCCTTGTGCTGCTGGGGCCTTCGGGCTGTGGCAAGACCACGACGATGCGGATGATCGCCGGGCTGGAGGACCCCAGCGGCGGTGAGATCTGGATTGGGGACCGCGAGGTCACGAGCCTTGATCCAAAGGACCGCGACGTGGCGATGGTGTTCCAGAGCTACGGCCTCTACCCCAATATGACGGTGTGGGAGAACATCCGCTTTCCCCTGAAGGTCCGCAAAGTCCCCGAGGCCGAACACGAAGAGCGTGTCGCCCGCGCCGCCGCCATGGTGGAACTGGAAGACTTCATGCACCGCAAGCCCGCCGCTCTGTCCGGCGGTCAGCGCCAGCGCGTGGCGCTCGCCCGCGCCATCGTGCGCGAGCCGCAGGTCTTCCTGATGGACGAGCCGCTTTCCAACCTCGACGCCAAGCTGCGCGTCAGCACGCGGGCGCAGATCAAGAACCTGAGCCACGAATTGAAGGTGACGACGATCTATGTGACCCACGACCAGATCGAGGCGATGACGCTGGCTGACCGTGTCGTGGTGATGAAAGCGGGCGTGGTCCAGCAGGTGGGCACGCCGACGGATATCTACGACAACCCCGCCAATACCTTTGTGGCGGGCTTCATCGGCAGCCCGGCGATGAACCTGATGGAGGGCGAGATCACCGAGGGAACCTTCAAGGGCGACCGCGTGTCTGTCCCCGGCCTGTCGGGGGCGAACGGAAAGGTGACGCTGGGGTTCCGGGCCGAGGACGCCAGTGTGACAGAGGCGGGGCAAGGCGCGATCAACGCGTCCGTCTACTCGATGGAGCTGCTGGGGGATGCCACCATGGTCACGGTCCGTGCCGGGGGCACGATGGTGGCGGTGAAGGCCGCCAAGGACTACCGCGCCAGGATCGGGGAGCCCGTGGGCATCGCCTTGTCCGAGGGGATCACGCACCTTTTCGACGCGACAACCGGCACGCGGATCGCCTGA
- a CDS encoding ester cyclase has protein sequence MRDLVQDKARMWGHLSALAGGGKVATHFAPDAVAEIAHPYGTSTGPALARFYADLHRALPDAEWRPEIFIAGHNHPDTRTDAPRFSPLVGSFGHWQGTFTEPLQGIAPTGGVVHLRICEVHHLNDAGQIARAWILPDFLDLMDQAGQFPLPPMRGARGMWPGPKGGGGVRMGAVDEAGGNAAMAAVLDMHNALNTHVGADVSGLTMAHWDPNFMYYAAAGIGICRGVDGFRRHHQIPFRKAVPDRHSKGHFVRIADGQFALTGGRLYATQTGPYLGMPATGRQVWMDVMDFYHFDARSDARSDGAGLITENWLPFDIPLMAHKMGVELLGARAIPGAIGAG, from the coding sequence ATGCGGGATTTGGTTCAGGACAAGGCACGGATGTGGGGGCATTTGTCAGCGCTTGCAGGCGGGGGGAAGGTCGCGACCCACTTCGCCCCAGACGCCGTTGCCGAGATCGCGCATCCCTATGGCACATCGACCGGGCCGGCGCTTGCGCGCTTCTACGCCGATCTGCACCGCGCCCTACCCGATGCCGAGTGGCGGCCCGAGATCTTCATCGCCGGACACAACCACCCCGACACGCGCACCGACGCACCGCGCTTTTCGCCCCTCGTGGGCTCTTTCGGCCATTGGCAGGGCACGTTCACAGAGCCGTTGCAGGGGATCGCCCCCACGGGCGGGGTCGTGCATCTGCGGATCTGCGAGGTGCATCACCTCAACGACGCGGGCCAGATCGCGCGGGCGTGGATCTTGCCGGATTTCCTGGACCTGATGGACCAGGCGGGCCAGTTTCCCCTGCCCCCGATGCGCGGGGCCCGCGGCATGTGGCCCGGTCCCAAGGGTGGCGGCGGTGTGCGGATGGGTGCGGTTGATGAGGCAGGCGGCAATGCCGCCATGGCGGCGGTGCTGGACATGCACAACGCGCTCAATACCCACGTGGGCGCGGACGTCAGCGGCTTGACCATGGCCCATTGGGACCCGAATTTCATGTATTACGCGGCCGCAGGCATCGGCATATGTCGTGGCGTGGACGGCTTTCGCCGCCACCACCAGATCCCGTTCCGAAAGGCCGTGCCGGACCGCCACTCCAAGGGCCACTTCGTGCGCATCGCAGATGGCCAATTTGCCCTGACCGGGGGGCGGCTTTATGCCACCCAGACCGGGCCCTACCTAGGAATGCCCGCCACCGGACGTCAGGTCTGGATGGATGTCATGGATTTCTACCATTTCGACGCCCGTTCCGACGCCCGTTCCGACGGGGCGGGACTCATTACCGAGAACTGGCTGCCTTTCGACATCCCCCTCATGGCCCATAAAATGGGTGTTGAACTGCTTGGCGCGCGCGCAATTCCCGGCGCAATCGGTGCAGGATGA
- a CDS encoding TraR/DksA family transcriptional regulator yields MREDLTQRRKALMARLKDLTQRMSTIDAQLDTPKTRDWEDRAIESEGDEVLEGLGHASEAEVALIRAALARMDRGEYGLCTSCGEAISSDRLDVLPFTPLCRICATERG; encoded by the coding sequence ATGAGAGAAGACTTAACACAACGGCGCAAGGCGTTGATGGCGCGGTTGAAGGATCTGACCCAGCGGATGTCGACGATCGATGCTCAACTCGATACGCCGAAGACCCGCGACTGGGAAGATCGCGCGATAGAATCGGAAGGCGATGAGGTGCTGGAAGGGCTTGGCCACGCCAGCGAGGCGGAGGTGGCGTTGATCCGCGCGGCCTTGGCGCGGATGGACCGGGGCGAATACGGTTTGTGCACCTCCTGCGGCGAAGCGATCTCGAGTGACCGCCTCGATGTTCTGCCGTTCACGCCGCTCTGCCGGATCTGCGCGACGGAGCGTGGCTGA
- a CDS encoding TIGR01244 family sulfur transferase, translated as MDLRQITPTYSVTPQIEPSDIATLAAMGVKTLICNRPDMENPPALQAAVMQAEAEAHGIDFIYNPFQGHTMSQDHVDEQADALADAEGPVVGYCASGNRCTVVWAFGVAGHVPVDEIIAIGTSHGYPFEQLRPALEAAAARNTQG; from the coding sequence ATGGATCTTCGCCAAATCACCCCGACCTATTCCGTCACCCCCCAGATCGAGCCATCTGACATCGCGACGCTTGCGGCGATGGGCGTCAAGACGCTGATCTGCAACCGCCCGGACATGGAAAACCCGCCCGCGCTGCAAGCCGCCGTCATGCAGGCCGAGGCCGAGGCCCATGGCATCGACTTCATCTACAACCCCTTCCAGGGCCACACGATGAGCCAGGATCACGTGGACGAACAGGCCGATGCACTGGCCGACGCAGAGGGGCCGGTTGTGGGCTATTGCGCTTCGGGTAATCGCTGCACGGTGGTTTGGGCCTTCGGCGTGGCAGGCCATGTTCCGGTCGACGAGATCATCGCGATCGGCACCTCCCACGGCTACCCGTTCGAGCAACTCCGCCCCGCGCTGGAGGCCGCTGCCGCGCGCAACACCCAAGGGTGA
- a CDS encoding DMT family transporter produces MSKLSPTAQGIILMLSAILLFSAMDAVAKLLMTRFDVAQVVWARYAGQMLVVALLLAPRLPQLIRTRNLALQLVRSAFLFAATWCFFTSLSFMEIASATAVMNIHPVLLTLGAALVLREPLGPRRILGIALALTGALIIIRPGGDVMMWSSLLPLAAGFCYASYALTTRFLGRNEPILTSFLYTALIGTMAASVLVVPVWQPPAASDWGIFLGLGIVGAAGQFLLIRALTTAEAGAVAPFGYAGVVYSTIWGLVLFREVPDAATILGALVIVGAGVYVWHRETRVSAASAPGA; encoded by the coding sequence GTGAGCAAACTCTCCCCCACAGCGCAGGGCATCATCCTGATGCTGTCGGCGATCTTGCTGTTTTCGGCCATGGACGCCGTGGCCAAATTGTTGATGACGCGCTTCGACGTGGCCCAAGTGGTCTGGGCGCGCTATGCGGGGCAGATGCTTGTGGTGGCCCTTTTGCTGGCGCCGCGCCTGCCGCAGTTGATCCGGACGCGGAATCTGGCCCTGCAACTGGTGCGCTCGGCCTTCCTGTTCGCAGCGACCTGGTGCTTTTTCACGTCGCTCTCGTTCATGGAAATCGCCTCGGCCACCGCCGTGATGAACATTCACCCGGTGCTGCTGACCCTTGGCGCGGCGCTTGTTCTGCGCGAACCCTTGGGGCCGCGCCGGATCCTCGGGATCGCGCTGGCGCTGACCGGTGCGTTGATCATCATCCGACCCGGCGGCGACGTGATGATGTGGTCCTCGCTGCTGCCCTTGGCGGCGGGATTCTGCTATGCCTCTTACGCGTTGACCACGCGCTTTCTGGGCCGGAACGAGCCGATCCTGACCTCGTTCCTCTATACCGCGCTGATCGGTACCATGGCCGCTTCGGTCCTTGTGGTACCGGTCTGGCAGCCGCCCGCAGCAAGCGATTGGGGCATTTTCCTGGGTCTCGGTATCGTAGGCGCGGCGGGGCAATTCCTGCTGATCCGCGCGTTGACCACCGCCGAGGCCGGGGCCGTCGCGCCCTTCGGTTACGCGGGCGTGGTATATTCCACGATCTGGGGCCTGGTCCTGTTTCGCGAGGTGCCCGATGCGGCGACAATCCTTGGGGCGCTTGTGATCGTGGGGGCTGGTGTCTATGTCTGGCATCGCGAAACCCGTGTCTCTGCCGCCTCTGCCCCCGGAGCTTGA
- a CDS encoding lysophospholipid acyltransferase family protein codes for MSTPGRTPSDWIVDRLWRGVIWVALRLPHRVRVAVMGWLFRTVVGPLTGRKRQADKNLAMVYPDMPAAQRAQITRAVLDNVGRVVMENYATPHQMTRALTWEPTGPGWAAAEQARAQGRPILFISGHYGNYQAGRAALNARGYRMGGLYRPLNNDYLNAHYIATIEDVGGGAFTRDRRGLAGFVKHLRSGAQGAILIDQYLFDGPIFDFMGHPAPTSTAATEMALKYDALLVPIYSTRLENGLDFRIELEAPVPHTDAETMTQALNDSLTARVHAAPEQWFWVHNRWKPERAEKALRRAQGKA; via the coding sequence ATGTCCACCCCCGGGCGTACCCCGTCTGATTGGATTGTCGACCGCCTTTGGCGCGGGGTGATCTGGGTCGCCCTGCGCCTGCCGCACCGGGTCCGCGTGGCGGTGATGGGATGGCTGTTTCGCACCGTGGTCGGGCCATTGACGGGCCGCAAGCGACAGGCCGACAAGAATCTAGCGATGGTCTATCCCGACATGCCAGCGGCGCAGCGCGCGCAGATCACCCGTGCCGTCCTCGATAACGTGGGCCGGGTGGTGATGGAGAACTACGCCACGCCGCACCAGATGACCCGCGCCCTGACATGGGAGCCTACGGGCCCCGGTTGGGCCGCCGCCGAACAAGCCCGGGCACAGGGGCGCCCGATCCTGTTCATCTCGGGTCACTACGGGAACTATCAGGCCGGGCGCGCGGCGCTCAATGCGCGGGGCTACCGGATGGGGGGCCTCTACCGGCCGTTGAACAACGACTATCTCAATGCCCACTATATCGCGACCATCGAAGACGTCGGCGGCGGGGCCTTCACGCGCGACAGGCGCGGGCTGGCGGGGTTCGTCAAACACCTGCGCTCTGGCGCGCAGGGGGCGATCCTGATCGATCAATACCTCTTTGACGGCCCGATTTTCGACTTCATGGGCCACCCTGCCCCCACGTCGACCGCCGCCACCGAGATGGCGCTGAAATACGACGCGCTTTTGGTGCCGATCTATTCGACCCGGTTGGAAAACGGCCTCGACTTCAGGATCGAGCTGGAGGCCCCGGTGCCGCACACGGATGCCGAGACGATGACTCAAGCGCTGAACGACAGCCTGACCGCACGGGTCCACGCCGCGCCCGAACAATGGTTCTGGGTGCACAATCGCTGGAAGCCCGAGCGCGCTGAAAAGGCCCTGCGAAGAGCACAGGGCAAGGCGTAA
- a CDS encoding DUF1223 domain-containing protein: MTHRFGIFCAATIAAFATPALADDPVVVELFTSQGCSSCPPADALLGELAEREDVIALALHVDYWDYIGWADTFATDAFTQRQHAYGRAAGSTVVYTPQMVIGGVDHVIGNRAMDVADTIAAHRSTPNPVSVETASSQSGWQVRAIWVGEGQAPQMVVQVVTYSPEEHVDITRGENAGLSTAYHNVVRSWQVVSDWSGAQAFEAEVRPTGELPHVVIVQTDGFGAILGAARLD; encoded by the coding sequence ATGACGCACCGCTTTGGGATCTTTTGCGCTGCAACGATTGCGGCATTTGCCACGCCTGCCTTGGCTGACGACCCCGTTGTGGTGGAGCTTTTCACCTCGCAAGGATGCTCGTCATGTCCGCCTGCCGATGCGCTGTTGGGCGAGTTGGCCGAGCGTGAAGACGTCATCGCCCTGGCGCTTCATGTCGATTACTGGGACTACATCGGTTGGGCCGATACCTTTGCCACCGACGCCTTCACCCAGCGCCAACACGCCTATGGCCGAGCGGCGGGTTCTACCGTCGTCTACACGCCGCAGATGGTGATTGGCGGGGTGGATCATGTCATCGGTAACCGTGCCATGGACGTGGCAGACACCATTGCCGCCCATCGCAGCACGCCCAACCCGGTTTCCGTGGAAACCGCGTCCAGCCAGAGCGGCTGGCAGGTGCGCGCGATCTGGGTCGGTGAGGGGCAGGCCCCGCAGATGGTCGTGCAGGTCGTGACCTATTCGCCCGAAGAACACGTGGACATCACCCGCGGTGAAAACGCGGGCCTGTCAACGGCCTATCATAATGTCGTACGGTCGTGGCAGGTTGTGTCTGACTGGTCCGGCGCACAGGCGTTTGAGGCCGAGGTGCGGCCCACGGGTGAATTGCCCCATGTGGTAATCGTCCAGACCGACGGGTTCGGCGCGATCCTTGGGGCGGCGCGGTTGGACTGA
- a CDS encoding methyltransferase family protein produces the protein MKGFPDLPPLWLLAFMAAAWALARYAPDPQMPLGLIKGGGIASAAVGLALIFWSAFWFWRKRTTIEPHHTPGALIVEGPYRLSRNPIYLGMVMILWGYICWLAFLPSLLLAPLYILILSRRFAIPEERALVEAFGEEGRAYLAATRRWI, from the coding sequence ATGAAAGGCTTCCCCGATCTTCCACCCCTGTGGCTGCTGGCTTTCATGGCTGCCGCCTGGGCCTTGGCGCGCTATGCGCCCGATCCGCAGATGCCCTTGGGCCTGATCAAGGGCGGGGGCATTGCGTCGGCTGCCGTCGGCCTGGCCCTCATCTTCTGGTCGGCGTTCTGGTTCTGGCGCAAACGCACCACGATCGAGCCGCACCACACGCCCGGAGCGTTGATCGTCGAAGGGCCCTACCGGCTGTCGCGCAATCCGATCTACCTTGGCATGGTGATGATCTTGTGGGGCTATATCTGCTGGTTGGCCTTCTTGCCGTCGCTGCTGTTGGCGCCATTGTACATCCTTATCCTTTCCCGGCGGTTTGCGATTCCGGAAGAACGGGCGTTGGTGGAGGCTTTCGGCGAGGAAGGGCGCGCCTATCTGGCCGCCACACGGCGCTGGATATGA